The following are encoded in a window of Cucurbita pepo subsp. pepo cultivar mu-cu-16 chromosome LG12, ASM280686v2, whole genome shotgun sequence genomic DNA:
- the LOC111807206 gene encoding peptidyl-prolyl cis-trans isomerase FKBP62-like: MDEDFDIPAAPDMNDDFDLPDEPAALKVGEEKEIGNQGLKKKLLKEGEGWVTPENGDEVEVHYTGTLLDGTQFDSSRDRGTPFKFTLGQGQVIKGWDLGIKTMKKSEKALFTIPPELAYGESGSPPTIPPSATLQFDVELLSWSSVKDICKDGGIFKKILTEGDKWDNPKDLDEVLVNFEAKLEDGTLVAKADGVEFTVGDGYFCPAVARAVKTMKIGEKALLTVKPQYGFGEKGKPASSNERAVPPNASLDITLELVSWKTVSEVTPDKKVIKKILKEGEGYEKPNDGAIVKVKLTGKLGDGKVFLRKGYDDGEEPFEFKTDEEQVIDGLDKAVATMKKGEIALVTIAQEYAFGSSESQQELAVVPPNSTVYYEVELVAFDKEKESWDMNNQEKVEAAGKKKEEGNVLFKSGKFARASKRYEKAVKFIEYDSSFSEDEKKQAKALKVACNLNNAACKLKLKQYNEAEKLCTKVLELESSNVKALYRRAQAYIELTDFDLAEFDIKKALDIDPNNRDVKLEYKTLKEKVKEYNKKDAKFYGNMFAKMKN; the protein is encoded by the exons ATGGATGAGGATTTTGATATCCCTGCTGCGCCTGACATGAACGACGACTTCGATCTTCCCGATGAACCCGCTGCGCTTaaggttggggaggagaaggaaATTGGAAATCAAgggttgaagaagaagctttTGAAGGAAGGTGAAGGATGGGTCACTCCTGAAAATGGCGACGAGGTTGAAG TTCACTATACTGGGACTTTGCTGGATGGGACTCAGTTTGATTCGAGCCGCGATCGTGGTACCCCGTTCAAGTTCACTCTTGGTCAAG GACAAGTGATCAAAGGTTGGGATCTGGGTAttaaaacaatgaagaaaagtgaaaaagCTCTTTTCACCATTCCTCCAGAGCTGGCATATGGTGAATCTGGTTCCCCACCGACCATCCCTCCTAGTGCGACATTGCAGTTCGACGTCGAGTTACTATCTTGGTCAAGCGTTAAGGACATATGTAAGGACGGAGGAATATTCAAGAAGATCCTAACTGAAGGGGACAAATGGGATAATCCGAAGGACCTTGATGAAGTGCTAG TTAATTTTGAAGCTAAGCTAGAAGATGGAACGCTTGTTGCCAAAGCTGATGGAGTGGAATTCACCGTTGGGGATG GTTACTTTTGTCCTGCCGTTGCGAGGGCTGTAAAAACCATGAAGATAGGCGAAAAGGCGCTCCTTACTGTGAAGCCACAAT ATGGGTTTGGGGAGAAAGGTAAACCAGCCTCGAGTAACGAACGTGCAGTTCCACCGAATGCATCGCTCGATATTACTTTAGAGTTGGTATCTTGGAAGACTGTTTCAGAAGTTACCCCTGACAAAAAGGTTAtcaagaaaattctaaaagaaggagaagggtATGAGAAGCCAAATGATGGAGCCATTGTGAAAG TAAAATTGACTGGGAAGTTGGGAGATGGCAAGGTATTCTTGAGGAAGGGATATGATGATGGCGAAGAGCCATTCGAGTTTAAAACCGACGAGG AACAAGTGATCGATGGCCTCGACAAAGCCGTGGCGACAATGAAGAAAGGAGAGATAGCCCTGGTGACAATAGCACAAGAGTACGCTTTTGGATCGTCCGAGTCACAACAGGAACTAGCTGTAGTTCCTCCAAACTCAACTGTGTATTATGAGGTCGAGCTGGTGGCTTTTGACAAG GAGAAGGAATCATGGGATATGAATAACCAGGAAAAGGTTGAAGCTGCTGgtaaaaagaaggaagaaggaaatgTGTTGTTCAAGTCTGGAAAATTTGCTAGAGCTTCAAAGAGATATGAGAAG GCGGTGAAGTTCATTGAATACGATTCTTCATTTAGTGAAGACGAGAAAAAGCAGGCGAAGGCGTTGAAAGTTGCATGCAATTTGAACAATGCAGCTTGTAAATTGAAGCTAAAGCAATACAACGAGGCAGAGAAATTGTGTACCAAG GTGCTGGAACTTGAGAGTTCAAATGTTAAGGCTCTCTACAGAAGGGCTCAAGCGTATATCGAACTAACGGATTTCGATTTGGCTGAATTTGACATCAAGAAAGCTCTCGATATCGATCCGAACAACAG GGATGTGAAATTGGAGTACAAAACACTGAAGGAGAAGGTGAAGGAATACAACAAAAAGGATGCCAAGTTCTACGGCAACATGTTTGCCAAGATGAAGAATTAG